The Vicia villosa cultivar HV-30 ecotype Madison, WI linkage group LG1, Vvil1.0, whole genome shotgun sequence genome includes a region encoding these proteins:
- the LOC131625011 gene encoding E3 ubiquitin-protein ligase RING1-like: protein MGLHHRKLISEICDSICHINEALPNCSSNKDCTVCFNICLTNLQNPNYYSPPPPPPPPPQQEFPFYNSNQNQHKITNYFILTLSLLAFIFLLVSIRAIYVNFRSRRRTRLRAVARTRTPPPQSATREIGMNFDDEQHDDDSIVDHPIWYIRTQGLQQSVINAINVCKYKKGEGLIEGTDCSVCLSEFEEEESLRLLPKCHHAFHLPCIDTWLSSHTNCPMCRAPIVSTNPTIARVESLESIVVDSGTQIEVSDENSGETESNLGFENRVFDSELRNGAVEEEDEGGQLEVCENGRPVVDAVSGSISIRPRRSVSMDDSFVAGINNVLATVESKECNGNEDCVSKVNESANLAGSANLEATSKGSSSFSCRSARYLQGVPSPMKRSSSYNGKFLLSWYSRNQKKPNAILRS from the coding sequence ATGGGATTACATCACAGAAAATTGATCTCAGAAATATGCGACTCGATTTGTCACATAAACGAAGCTTTACCTAATTGTTCATCTAACAAAGATTGCACTGTTTGCTTCAATATCTGTTTAACCAATCTCCAAAACCCTAATTACTAttctccaccaccaccaccaccaccaccacctcaaCAAGAATTTCCTTTCTACAATTCAAATCAAAACCAACACAAAATCACCAATTACTTCATTCTCACTCTTTCTCTTCTTGCTTTTATTTTCTTACTTGTTTCTATCCGTGCAATTTATGTCAATTTTAggtcaagaagaagaacaaggttAAGAGCAGTGGCAAGGACAAGAACACCTCCGCCACAATCAGCAACTCGAGAAATCGGGATGAATTTTGATGATGAACAACATGATGATGATTCTATTGTGGATCATCCAATTTGGTATATTCGAACTCAAGGTCTTCAACAATCGGTTATAAATGCAATTAATGTTTGTAAGTATAAGAAAGGCGAAGGTTTGATTGAAGGAACGGATTGTTCTGTTTGTTTGAGTGAGTTTGAAGAAGAAGAGAGTCTTAGGCTTTTACCTAAGTGTCATCATGCTTTTCATTTACCTTGTATTGATACTTGGCTTAGTTCGCATACTAATTGTCCTATGTGTAGAGCTCCAATTGTTAGTACTAACCCTACAATTGCAAGGGTTGAGTCTTTGGAATCTATTGTTGTTGATTCTGGTACACAAATTGAGGTTTCTGATGAAAATAGTGGTGAAACTGAATCCAATTTAGGGTTTGAAAATAGGGTTTTTGATTCTGAATTAAGGAATGGGGCTGTAGAAGAGGAAGATGAAGGAGGGCAGTTGGAGGTATGTGAAAATGGAAGGCCAGTTGTCGATGCAGTTAGCGGTAGTATTAGCATTCGGCCTAGGAGATCGGTTTCTATGGATGATTCATTTGTTGCAGGTATCAATAATGTTCTTGCAACTGTTGAATCAAAAGAATGTAATGGTAATGAAGATTGTGTTTCAAAGGTTAACGAAAGTGCGAATTTGGCTGGAAGTGCGAATTTGGAAGCTACATCGAAAGGTAGTAGTAGCTTTTCTTGTAGGTCAGCAAGATATTTGCAGGGTGTTCCTAGTCCAATGAAGAGATCAAGTTCATACAATGGGAAATTTCTTCTGTCTTGGTATAGCCGCAATCAGAAAAAGCCAAATGCTATTCTGAGAAGCTAA